From a region of the Kaistia sp. 32K genome:
- a CDS encoding inositol monophosphatase family protein, translated as MTVDYATVLDHMVATAREAGALTLEHFQRFRDIEIGIKGPGDFVSDADRDSETLIRERLLGRYPWGLTGEEFAPVEGSDDDHRWLVDPIDGTTNFLFGQHYTITIALRRGNETICGLVYNPVADEMFTAMKGEGAYLNRVRQRVSASTDVALMCVGTGLPTPNLSLYPGAYQRLDEIRAPIGAVRVVGSAANSCAYVACGRLTGYYEETGFIDTAAGILLVQEAGGIVTDWWGRGPEVYEKTGTLIVANPATHAYLLERLRDVPPKDPA; from the coding sequence ATGACCGTCGATTACGCCACCGTCCTCGACCACATGGTCGCCACCGCCCGCGAGGCGGGCGCGTTGACGCTGGAGCATTTCCAGCGCTTCCGCGATATCGAGATCGGCATCAAGGGCCCCGGCGACTTCGTTTCCGATGCGGACCGGGACTCCGAGACGCTGATCCGCGAGCGCCTGCTCGGCCGCTATCCCTGGGGTCTCACCGGCGAGGAATTCGCGCCTGTCGAGGGTTCGGACGACGACCACCGTTGGCTGGTCGACCCGATCGACGGCACCACCAATTTCCTCTTCGGCCAGCACTACACCATCACGATCGCGCTGCGTCGCGGCAACGAGACGATCTGCGGGCTGGTCTACAATCCCGTCGCCGACGAGATGTTCACGGCGATGAAAGGCGAGGGCGCCTATCTCAACCGCGTGCGCCAGCGGGTCAGCGCCAGCACCGATGTCGCCCTGATGTGCGTCGGCACGGGCCTGCCCACGCCCAACCTCTCGCTGTATCCGGGCGCCTATCAGCGCCTCGACGAAATCCGCGCGCCCATCGGCGCGGTCCGCGTCGTCGGCAGCGCCGCCAATTCCTGCGCCTATGTCGCCTGCGGCCGGCTCACCGGCTATTACGAGGAAACCGGCTTCATCGACACGGCGGCCGGCATTCTCCTCGTCCAGGAGGCGGGCGGCATCGTCACCGACTGGTGGGGTCGCGGACCGGAAGTGTACGAGAAGACCGGCACGCTGATCGTCGCCAATCCCGCCACCCACGCCTACCTCCTCGAACGCCTGCGCGACGTTCCGCCGAAGGATCCCGCGTAG
- a CDS encoding ABC transporter permease, translated as MKTLVSPRPRIDGLGVLFAAVLTLAIIGPLLVVGTWAFTEVWRYPSIIPQQFGLRFWGQTLGRADVWSALTLSLQLSTVVTLLSALICLPAAYAFARMKFPGRDILFFSFLAGHAFPKFGLLVAIAAIFLQLNLIGSFWGVVLIQLVGTLMFMIWIPVAAFQAVDRRMEEAARDVGASPLRVFWSITLPQAGPTIAAAVLLTFVSTFYETEGAWLVGAPSIRTMPVLMISFINNQMVIQFGAVLSVLLWVPSFIALMFARRVIGGGAFARGFGG; from the coding sequence ATGAAGACGCTTGTTTCCCCGCGGCCGCGCATCGACGGGCTCGGCGTCCTGTTCGCAGCCGTCCTCACGCTCGCCATCATCGGTCCTCTGCTCGTCGTCGGCACCTGGGCCTTCACCGAGGTCTGGCGCTATCCCAGCATCATCCCGCAACAGTTCGGGCTCCGGTTCTGGGGCCAGACGCTCGGGCGCGCCGATGTCTGGAGCGCGCTGACGCTGAGCCTCCAGCTCTCGACGGTCGTGACGCTGCTTTCGGCGCTGATCTGTCTTCCGGCTGCCTATGCGTTCGCCCGGATGAAGTTCCCGGGGCGGGACATTCTGTTCTTCTCGTTCCTGGCCGGCCATGCCTTTCCGAAATTCGGGCTGCTGGTCGCGATCGCCGCGATCTTCCTGCAGCTGAACCTCATCGGCTCCTTCTGGGGCGTCGTGCTCATCCAGCTCGTTGGCACGCTGATGTTCATGATCTGGATCCCCGTGGCCGCCTTCCAGGCCGTGGACCGTCGCATGGAGGAGGCCGCCCGCGACGTCGGCGCCAGCCCGTTGCGGGTGTTCTGGTCCATCACGCTTCCCCAGGCCGGGCCGACCATTGCCGCGGCCGTGCTTCTGACCTTCGTCAGCACCTTCTACGAGACCGAGGGCGCCTGGCTCGTCGGCGCGCCGAGCATCCGCACCATGCCCGTGCTGATGATCAGTTTCATCAACAACCAGATGGTCATCCAGTTCGGCGCGGTCCTCTCCGTCCTGCTCTGGGTGCCCTCGTTCATCGCTCTCATGTTCGCCCGTCGCGTCATCGGCGGCGGCGCGTTCGCGCGTGGTTTCGGCGGCTAG
- a CDS encoding ABC transporter permease: MTEVAQGVARPRVDSAASRRPVGLLLVAVPVLLMIWLVIWPAINAIASTIWRPDASGASRFDLSSYAFFFSDRYSLDNLAVTLWTTLISAVLLLLICLPIALYLRFSRGRLPAYVQALAILPMFVPSIILAFAFIRVLGPNGMVDILLNAVGLPKIRTPYLTPWGPVIGLVWDNIPLTVLILLAGLGSVANQSIEAARDVGANALQVFWHIILPRISNSVLVALSFSILGIFSSFTLPYLLGPASPEMLGPFMQRTLRDVHDPVGAMTQAVVAFGFCIVFGLFYVRSVARNRGK, encoded by the coding sequence GTGACAGAGGTCGCCCAAGGGGTGGCCCGCCCACGCGTCGATTCCGCAGCGAGCAGGAGGCCGGTAGGCCTCCTGCTCGTCGCCGTTCCGGTTCTCCTGATGATCTGGCTGGTCATCTGGCCGGCCATCAACGCCATCGCCAGCACCATCTGGCGCCCGGACGCCAGTGGCGCATCCCGCTTCGATCTTTCGAGCTATGCCTTCTTCTTTTCGGATCGCTACAGCCTCGACAATCTCGCCGTCACGCTCTGGACGACGCTGATCTCCGCCGTGCTTCTGCTGCTGATCTGCCTGCCGATCGCGCTCTATCTGCGCTTTTCGCGCGGCCGGCTGCCGGCCTATGTCCAGGCGCTCGCCATCCTGCCGATGTTCGTGCCCTCGATCATCCTGGCCTTCGCCTTCATCCGCGTTCTGGGTCCGAACGGCATGGTCGACATCCTGCTGAACGCCGTTGGCCTCCCCAAGATCCGGACGCCCTATCTCACGCCCTGGGGACCCGTCATCGGCCTGGTCTGGGACAATATTCCGCTGACCGTGCTGATCCTGCTCGCCGGTCTCGGCAGTGTCGCCAACCAGTCGATCGAGGCCGCGCGGGATGTGGGGGCGAATGCCCTGCAGGTCTTCTGGCACATCATCCTGCCGCGCATTTCCAATTCCGTCCTCGTGGCGCTTTCCTTCTCGATCCTCGGCATCTTCTCGTCCTTCACGCTTCCCTATCTGCTGGGGCCCGCGTCGCCGGAAATGCTCGGCCCCTTCATGCAGCGCACGCTCCGCGACGTGCACGACCCGGTCGGCGCCATGACCCAGGCGGTCGTCGCCTTCGGCTTCTGCATCGTGTTCGGGCTCTTCTATGTGCGTTCGGTCGCGCGCAACCGGGGCAAGTGA
- a CDS encoding ABC transporter ATP-binding protein: MSVLNIAQITKTYSGGTRAVDSFSLDVADGELVCLLGPSGSGKSTLLRMVGGFEQPTGGRITIDGEDVTRLPPERRPTGMVFQSHALWTHMNVFRNLAFGLKLRRMPAPRIQEKVEAVLELVGLAGYGNRMTSQLSGGQQQRVALARSLVLEPKILLLDEPFASLDQHLRERLREEVRDIQQRLGITTLFVTHGQDEALSMADRIVVMADGKTEQIDRPDVVYRDPQTPFVAGFIGTMNLIEGEVLDGSFVRADLVVPLPVSDGPATLAIRPEALDLAASETPKASVHRVTDYGSHGLVDLDLRDGTRLKSMVAHPDLFRAGQGVELLPRAVALYRNNQQIYRS; this comes from the coding sequence ATGTCCGTACTCAACATCGCCCAGATCACGAAGACCTATTCCGGCGGCACCCGGGCCGTCGACAGCTTCTCGCTCGACGTCGCGGATGGCGAGCTCGTCTGCCTCCTCGGCCCCTCCGGTTCGGGCAAGTCGACGCTTCTGCGCATGGTCGGCGGCTTCGAGCAGCCGACCGGCGGTCGCATCACCATCGACGGCGAAGACGTCACCCGTCTGCCGCCGGAGCGCCGGCCGACCGGCATGGTGTTCCAGAGCCACGCGCTCTGGACCCATATGAACGTGTTCCGCAACCTCGCCTTCGGCCTCAAGCTGCGCCGGATGCCGGCGCCCCGGATCCAGGAGAAGGTCGAGGCCGTGCTCGAGCTGGTGGGGCTCGCCGGCTATGGCAACCGCATGACCAGCCAGCTTTCGGGCGGCCAGCAGCAACGCGTGGCGCTGGCCCGTTCGCTGGTGCTCGAGCCCAAGATCCTTCTGCTCGACGAGCCCTTCGCCAGCCTCGACCAGCATCTTCGCGAGCGGCTGCGCGAAGAGGTGCGCGATATCCAGCAGCGCCTCGGCATCACCACCCTGTTCGTCACCCACGGCCAGGACGAGGCCCTTTCCATGGCCGATCGCATCGTCGTCATGGCAGATGGCAAGACCGAGCAGATCGACCGCCCCGATGTCGTCTATCGCGATCCGCAGACACCGTTCGTCGCCGGCTTTATCGGCACCATGAACCTAATCGAAGGCGAGGTTCTGGACGGAAGCTTCGTCCGCGCCGACCTTGTCGTGCCGCTTCCGGTTTCCGACGGTCCTGCTACGCTTGCGATCCGCCCCGAAGCGCTCGACCTCGCGGCCTCGGAGACGCCGAAGGCCAGCGTGCATCGGGTCACCGACTATGGCTCGCATGGCCTTGTCGATCTCGATCTCCGCGACGGGACGCGGCTCAAATCCATGGTGGCCCATCCCGATCTGTTCCGGGCCGGGCAGGGGGTCGAGCTTCTGCCGCGCGCCGTCGCTCTCTACCGCAACAACCAGCAGATCTACCGGAGCTGA
- a CDS encoding ABC transporter ATP-binding protein, which yields MTLRYEAVNYTYPGTTTGVFDISLEIGRGELLAIIGASGSGKSTLLKLLAGFVMPASGRVLVEGRDVSSLPPEARRLGVVFQNYALFPHMRLWENVAYPLKVRGMAKAERRARAVDVLGRVGMGSRSDDLPAALSGGQQQRVALARALVFEPRGLLLDEPLSALDAGLRVEMRDEILRVQRASGIATLLVTHDQEEALSIADKVAVMRDGRLVQLGTPRELYETPANAYVAGFVGQSNLWKGRVAAAGLVETDIGPLRCDTSGHQPGDAVTVFVRPERIVPAFDSNPSDTASHFSGSVAADRYLGPIRRIDLTVPGGLVRLETHLRDAVTSVRVPADAVRLLPAN from the coding sequence ATGACGCTCCGCTATGAAGCCGTCAACTACACCTATCCGGGAACGACGACCGGCGTGTTCGACATCTCACTGGAGATCGGCCGGGGCGAATTGCTGGCGATCATTGGCGCGTCGGGTTCGGGCAAGTCGACGCTTTTGAAGCTGCTCGCCGGTTTCGTCATGCCTGCCAGCGGGCGGGTGCTCGTCGAGGGGAGGGATGTCAGCTCTCTCCCGCCGGAAGCGCGCCGGCTCGGCGTGGTGTTTCAGAACTACGCCCTTTTCCCGCATATGCGGCTCTGGGAGAACGTCGCCTATCCGCTCAAGGTGCGGGGAATGGCCAAGGCCGAACGCCGCGCCCGGGCCGTCGACGTGCTGGGGCGCGTCGGCATGGGCAGTCGCAGCGACGATCTGCCGGCGGCACTCTCGGGCGGGCAGCAACAGCGCGTGGCGCTGGCGCGCGCGCTTGTCTTCGAGCCGCGCGGTCTTCTGCTCGACGAACCGCTTTCGGCGCTCGATGCGGGTCTGCGGGTCGAGATGCGGGACGAGATCCTTCGGGTCCAGCGCGCCTCCGGCATCGCCACGCTGCTCGTCACCCACGATCAGGAAGAGGCGCTGTCGATCGCGGACAAGGTCGCCGTCATGCGCGATGGCCGCCTCGTCCAGCTGGGCACGCCGCGCGAGCTCTACGAGACGCCCGCCAACGCCTATGTCGCAGGCTTCGTCGGCCAGTCCAATCTCTGGAAGGGCAGGGTCGCGGCTGCGGGGCTGGTCGAAACGGATATTGGCCCGCTTCGCTGCGACACGAGCGGCCACCAGCCGGGCGACGCCGTCACCGTATTCGTCCGTCCGGAACGGATCGTTCCCGCGTTCGACAGCAACCCGTCGGATACCGCCAGCCATTTCTCCGGCTCCGTCGCGGCCGATCGCTACCTCGGCCCGATCCGCCGGATCGACCTCACTGTTCCAGGCGGACTGGTTCGCCTCGAAACCCATCTGCGCGACGCCGTGACTTCCGTGCGGGTTCCAGCAGATGCCGTGCGTCTCCTCCCAGCGAACTGA
- a CDS encoding extracellular solute-binding protein, whose product MNRRQFMTTVTAGVMALSLGSSAFAFEGPELYKGEQALYDAALKEGIVVSFDTGPTWANWAGQFKAFQKRYPGIEMVYNDIGSAATVVTLDKSRNRPQADTAYYFAASALDAVKAGVVEGYEPVNFDRLPEALRAKDGQWFTVHTLSVAFLVNTKLVKNVPKSWADLLKPEYKNAIVYQDPRSTGQGQVVTFAASFGNGGDMENVQPGIDYLGKLSKAGNVLRTVGTTPYAQFLKGEIPIWIGYENDGLKAKFVDGMKDDIAVIIPQEASAAAPYAISLVKNGPNPNAGKLWLNFIMSEAGQNIFAEGYVRPAVADIKLPEAIAAKMPVAAQIKPLDIAKATAKKAEIDAGWAKAVLGQ is encoded by the coding sequence ATGAACAGACGGCAATTCATGACGACCGTGACCGCCGGCGTCATGGCGCTGAGCCTTGGCAGCAGCGCTTTCGCCTTCGAAGGCCCGGAGCTCTACAAGGGCGAGCAGGCGCTCTACGACGCCGCCCTCAAGGAAGGCATCGTCGTCTCCTTCGACACCGGACCGACCTGGGCCAACTGGGCCGGTCAGTTCAAGGCGTTCCAGAAGCGCTATCCGGGCATCGAGATGGTCTACAACGACATCGGCTCGGCCGCGACCGTCGTCACCCTCGACAAGTCGCGCAACCGCCCGCAGGCCGACACCGCCTATTATTTCGCGGCTTCCGCGCTCGATGCCGTCAAGGCCGGCGTCGTCGAGGGATACGAGCCGGTCAATTTCGATCGCCTGCCGGAAGCGCTGCGCGCCAAGGACGGCCAGTGGTTCACCGTCCACACCCTCAGCGTCGCGTTCCTGGTGAACACCAAGCTGGTCAAGAACGTCCCGAAGAGCTGGGCCGATCTGCTGAAGCCCGAATACAAGAACGCGATCGTCTATCAGGATCCGCGCTCCACGGGCCAGGGCCAGGTCGTCACCTTCGCGGCGAGCTTCGGCAATGGCGGCGACATGGAAAACGTCCAGCCCGGCATCGATTATCTCGGCAAGCTCAGCAAGGCCGGCAACGTCCTGCGCACCGTCGGCACGACGCCCTACGCGCAGTTCCTGAAGGGCGAGATCCCGATCTGGATCGGCTATGAAAACGACGGCCTGAAGGCGAAATTCGTCGACGGCATGAAGGACGATATCGCCGTCATCATCCCGCAGGAGGCTTCGGCCGCCGCGCCCTATGCGATCTCGCTGGTCAAGAACGGCCCCAACCCGAACGCCGGCAAGCTCTGGCTCAACTTCATCATGAGCGAAGCCGGCCAGAACATCTTCGCCGAAGGTTATGTCCGCCCCGCCGTCGCGGACATCAAGCTGCCGGAAGCGATCGCCGCGAAGATGCCGGTGGCAGCCCAGATCAAGCCGCTCGATATCGCCAAGGCGACCGCCAAGAAGGCGGAAATCGACGCCGGCTGGGCGAAGGCCGTCCTCGGCCAGTGA
- a CDS encoding ABC transporter permease, whose product MGARASRPMLAAFALPGLVVLALFFLLPVSSVLVGAFSDGGSAFGRLAADPVFWNGLKGTLVIGTAAPLFSLAVGFCVALAISRMAQGLRTAVLIAISLPLTFSGLIVAYGFILLLGRSGFITLLLAELGFDPAVTGGFIFSPFGLGLAYSYYLVPRVILIVLPAIANFDRNQIVAARSLGAKGGRALVDVMLPQILPSLVAAFCLTSAVAVGAYGTALALVGTQVNILPLVLYSKVSETGTDLPAASAASLVLVAICATVVTIGEVIRSARKG is encoded by the coding sequence ATGGGCGCCCGTGCTTCCAGGCCGATGCTGGCCGCCTTCGCGCTTCCCGGGCTTGTCGTGCTCGCCCTGTTCTTCCTCCTGCCAGTGAGCTCGGTCCTGGTCGGCGCCTTTTCGGATGGCGGCAGTGCCTTCGGACGCCTCGCGGCCGATCCGGTGTTCTGGAACGGCCTCAAGGGAACGCTTGTCATCGGCACCGCCGCCCCGTTGTTTTCGCTCGCGGTCGGTTTCTGCGTCGCCCTGGCGATTTCGCGCATGGCGCAGGGTCTGCGGACGGCCGTCCTCATCGCCATCTCGCTGCCGCTGACCTTTTCCGGCCTGATCGTCGCCTACGGCTTCATCCTGCTTCTGGGGCGATCGGGCTTCATCACGCTGCTTCTCGCCGAGCTCGGCTTCGATCCGGCGGTGACGGGCGGGTTCATCTTCTCGCCGTTCGGTTTGGGCCTCGCCTACAGCTACTATCTCGTCCCCCGCGTCATCCTGATCGTCCTTCCCGCGATCGCCAATTTTGATCGCAACCAGATCGTGGCGGCGCGTTCGCTCGGCGCGAAAGGGGGGAGGGCGCTGGTCGACGTCATGCTGCCGCAGATCCTGCCGAGCCTCGTCGCCGCCTTCTGCCTGACCTCCGCTGTCGCCGTCGGCGCCTATGGCACCGCGCTGGCGCTCGTGGGGACACAGGTCAACATCCTGCCGCTCGTGCTCTACAGCAAGGTCTCCGAAACCGGCACCGACCTGCCTGCCGCGTCTGCCGCCTCCCTCGTGCTCGTCGCGATCTGCGCGACGGTCGTCACGATCGGCGAGGTCATTCGAAGCGCGCGCAAAGGCTGA
- a CDS encoding ABC transporter permease — protein sequence MPIVAIAYLIFLAAPVLLLGLGSFGESWSNTLLPSGFTVRWFQEVAGDPSFRRAFFTSLQIVGTTCVLNLVVGLPLAYAIQAGAKGGVRFAARLVTLLPVAVPELVLAFGFILVFSSDALPWLGSFWLLAAGHLVLTLPYTVTALVADMEQLNLEEYEHAAATLGASFPARLRDVTFPLLRTSLLSAMLTVAGLSIGEFQLSNLVSGFLSRTYPVVLLQAFYGATGFACAATLVLLFLAVLAALTSSLTAQFAQANKTKSA from the coding sequence TTGCCTATCGTTGCGATTGCCTATCTGATTTTTCTGGCGGCGCCCGTGCTGCTGCTGGGGCTTGGATCCTTCGGCGAAAGCTGGAGCAACACGCTCCTGCCGAGCGGATTTACCGTCCGCTGGTTCCAGGAAGTTGCTGGAGACCCGAGCTTCCGCCGCGCCTTCTTCACCAGCCTGCAGATCGTCGGCACCACCTGTGTTTTGAACCTCGTCGTCGGCCTGCCGCTCGCCTATGCGATCCAGGCGGGTGCGAAGGGCGGCGTACGGTTTGCCGCCCGGCTGGTCACGCTGCTGCCCGTGGCCGTGCCGGAGCTGGTGCTCGCCTTCGGCTTCATCCTGGTGTTTTCATCCGACGCGCTGCCGTGGCTCGGCAGTTTCTGGCTGCTTGCGGCGGGTCATCTGGTGCTGACGCTGCCCTACACCGTGACCGCGCTCGTCGCCGACATGGAGCAGCTCAACCTCGAGGAATACGAGCACGCCGCCGCGACGCTAGGCGCTTCCTTTCCGGCGCGGCTGCGCGACGTCACCTTTCCGCTGCTCCGGACCAGCCTGCTCTCCGCGATGCTGACCGTCGCCGGCCTCTCGATCGGCGAGTTCCAGCTTTCGAACCTCGTCTCGGGCTTCCTGTCGCGAACCTATCCGGTCGTCCTCCTGCAGGCCTTCTATGGCGCAACCGGCTTCGCCTGCGCGGCGACCCTCGTTCTCCTGTTCCTTGCCGTCCTCGCCGCGCTCACCAGCAGCCTGACGGCCCAGTTCGCTCAAGCCAACAAGACGAAATCCGCATGA
- a CDS encoding glycerophosphodiester phosphodiesterase family protein, with protein MTVPILIEREGHRTWLKWHRGRRRASDPAFTGERILEAMRLGASVEVDLVIHAEGGCAILHDLTLERETTGSGKVRDIGATALRELHLRDNDGNPIAEKVRLLEDLCALLAREGIHPDALLQLDFKEDRQALTPEVVESFGASATPIAGSLILSGGDFEAIAMLAAAAPGIATGFDPCYDGALADLQARGNYLDFIREALATAPDAGMIYLDYEIVLAAEDAGVDIIAPIHAAGRRVDAWTIGGTDPLAIAQVERLLRLRVDQITTDDPEGLAEAFRS; from the coding sequence GTGACCGTGCCCATCCTGATCGAGCGCGAAGGCCACCGCACCTGGCTCAAATGGCATCGCGGCCGCCGCCGCGCCTCTGATCCGGCCTTTACCGGAGAGCGCATCCTCGAGGCCATGCGCCTCGGCGCCAGCGTCGAGGTCGACCTCGTCATTCATGCCGAGGGCGGCTGCGCGATCCTGCACGATTTGACGCTCGAGCGGGAAACCACCGGTTCCGGGAAGGTGCGCGATATAGGCGCCACCGCTCTGCGCGAACTCCACCTGCGCGACAATGACGGCAACCCCATCGCGGAAAAGGTGAGGCTACTCGAGGATCTCTGCGCCCTGCTGGCTCGGGAAGGCATCCATCCCGACGCGCTTCTCCAGCTCGACTTCAAGGAGGACCGGCAGGCGCTCACCCCGGAGGTCGTCGAAAGCTTCGGCGCCAGCGCCACGCCGATCGCCGGATCGCTGATCCTGTCGGGCGGCGATTTCGAGGCCATCGCCATGCTGGCCGCAGCCGCCCCCGGCATCGCGACCGGTTTTGATCCCTGCTACGACGGCGCGCTCGCCGACCTTCAGGCACGCGGAAACTATCTCGATTTCATCCGAGAGGCGCTCGCCACGGCGCCGGACGCAGGGATGATCTATCTCGACTACGAGATTGTCCTGGCCGCCGAGGATGCCGGTGTCGATATCATCGCGCCGATCCACGCCGCCGGCCGCCGCGTCGACGCCTGGACGATCGGGGGGACCGACCCGCTCGCGATTGCCCAGGTCGAGCGTCTGCTGCGGCTCCGCGTCGACCAGATCACCACAGACGACCCGGAAGGGCTTGCTGAGGCCTTCCGCTCATGA
- a CDS encoding extracellular solute-binding protein, whose protein sequence is MDRRTFLMSAAGAAAGLALMPRMAFAAKGTIDWYTGSDANVLDFWANTIKPAFEAANPGIKLNLVDAGDNAGIQAIAERAIAAKQTGTDPQADYFEHADPNLPAGALDAGIYVNLAEAGLSNYSRVNPLAITSPFSLPYRGSQVLLAYDSSKLKAADAPKSWEALVAWIKANPGQFIYNRPDKGGSGGNFVRRAIHQANGLDPKAFTIDNYSDDYAAKTLGRAWEILTDLAPSLYDKGAYSSGNTQSLQLLSQGVVTMIPVWSDQVLQAIHQGVLPADTGLVQLQDLALCGGFSRGVVLSNGVNREAALRLADFILSEEIQGAILTELGGFPGVSWDYISTDLRKRFADIVPQSIPTFPEGKWEAAVNDGWYRNVAPNVDRKS, encoded by the coding sequence ATGGACCGCCGCACTTTCCTGATGTCCGCCGCCGGCGCCGCTGCCGGCCTGGCCCTGATGCCCCGCATGGCCTTTGCCGCCAAGGGTACGATCGACTGGTACACGGGCTCGGACGCCAACGTCCTCGACTTCTGGGCCAACACCATCAAGCCCGCCTTTGAAGCCGCCAATCCGGGCATCAAGCTCAACCTCGTCGACGCCGGCGACAATGCGGGCATTCAGGCCATCGCCGAGCGCGCCATCGCCGCCAAGCAGACCGGCACCGACCCGCAGGCCGACTATTTCGAGCACGCCGATCCCAACCTGCCGGCCGGCGCCCTCGATGCCGGCATCTATGTGAACCTGGCCGAGGCCGGCCTCTCCAACTATTCGCGCGTCAACCCGCTCGCCATCACCAGCCCGTTCAGCCTGCCGTATCGCGGTTCGCAGGTCCTGCTCGCCTATGACAGCTCCAAGCTCAAGGCCGCCGACGCGCCGAAGAGCTGGGAAGCGCTGGTCGCCTGGATCAAGGCCAATCCCGGCCAGTTCATCTACAATCGCCCCGACAAGGGCGGCTCGGGCGGCAATTTCGTCCGCCGCGCCATCCATCAGGCGAACGGCCTCGATCCCAAGGCGTTCACCATCGACAACTACAGCGACGACTACGCCGCCAAGACGCTCGGCCGCGCCTGGGAGATCCTGACCGACCTCGCGCCGTCGCTCTACGACAAGGGCGCCTATTCGTCGGGCAACACCCAGTCGCTGCAGCTGCTCTCCCAGGGCGTCGTGACCATGATCCCGGTCTGGTCCGACCAGGTGCTGCAGGCCATTCACCAGGGCGTGCTGCCGGCCGATACCGGTCTCGTCCAGCTTCAGGATCTCGCGCTCTGCGGCGGTTTTTCGCGCGGCGTCGTGCTCTCGAACGGCGTCAACCGCGAAGCAGCCCTGCGGCTCGCCGATTTCATCCTGTCGGAAGAGATCCAGGGCGCCATCCTGACCGAGCTCGGCGGCTTCCCCGGCGTTTCCTGGGACTATATCTCGACCGATCTGCGCAAGCGCTTCGCCGACATCGTCCCGCAGTCCATCCCGACCTTCCCCGAGGGCAAGTGGGAAGCGGCCGTCAATGACGGCTGGTATCGCAACGTCGCTCCGAACGTCGACCGCAAGTCGTGA
- a CDS encoding TIGR00725 family protein, whose product MTVLHWVEDSRKLLCGDRVFDPSRLEWVETEASQRPGEVLSPTEALLRFAERSALRRVPIGIIGPREATSGQCELAEKLGAALAQHGLQMLCGGKNGVMEAACRGHASAGGLPIGILPDDEWQAANPYVAIPIATGIGPARNAIIARACLALVAIGGGVGTLSEMALGLQFNRLVLATSEAPPVAGVPVVDTVEAILDRIARRIFQIP is encoded by the coding sequence GTGACAGTGTTGCATTGGGTGGAAGACAGCCGGAAGTTGCTTTGCGGGGATCGGGTCTTCGATCCCTCGCGTCTGGAGTGGGTCGAGACCGAGGCGTCGCAGCGTCCGGGGGAAGTCCTGTCGCCGACCGAGGCGCTCCTCCGCTTCGCCGAGCGAAGCGCGCTCCGCCGCGTCCCGATCGGCATCATCGGCCCGCGCGAGGCGACCTCCGGCCAATGCGAATTGGCGGAAAAGCTCGGCGCGGCGCTCGCACAGCACGGCCTGCAAATGCTGTGCGGCGGCAAGAACGGCGTCATGGAAGCCGCCTGCCGGGGGCACGCATCGGCGGGCGGGCTGCCGATCGGCATTCTGCCTGATGACGAGTGGCAAGCCGCCAACCCCTATGTCGCCATTCCCATCGCCACCGGGATCGGCCCCGCGCGCAACGCCATCATCGCCCGCGCGTGCCTCGCGCTCGTGGCGATCGGCGGCGGCGTCGGCACGCTGTCGGAAATGGCGCTGGGCCTGCAGTTCAACCGTCTCGTGCTCGCCACGAGCGAGGCGCCGCCCGTCGCCGGCGTGCCTGTTGTCGACACGGTCGAGGCGATCCTCGACCGGATTGCCAGGCGGATCTTCCAGATTCCGTAA